Proteins encoded together in one Lathyrus oleraceus cultivar Zhongwan6 chromosome 5, CAAS_Psat_ZW6_1.0, whole genome shotgun sequence window:
- the LOC127084774 gene encoding ABC transporter C family member 3 isoform X2 gives MVKNEGYVLATAFVVAKLVECLSQRHSMFKYQQVGVRMQSMLVSMIYAKGLTISCQSKEGHSSGEIINLMTVDAQRISEFCLSMHDPWMAVLQISLALFILHRSVGVASVAAFAATIIVMLLNLPMTSLQERLQAKLMEFKDKRMKATSEVLMNMRILKLQAWEMKFLSKIIQLRKLEEMWLKKFLVGTAIVRFLFFSAPTFVAVVTFGACVLLGIPLETGKILSALATFRILQMPIYNIPDTISVIAQTKVSLDRVVAFLRLDDLQTDMVENVPRGSSDIAIEIVDGNFSWDLSSVDATLKNINLRLFHNMRVAVCGTVGSGKSSLLSCLIGEIPKISGNLKVCGTKAYVAQSPWIQSGKIEDNILFGREMDREKYEKVLEACSLKKDLEVLPFGDQTIIGEKGINLSGGQKQRVQVARALYQDADIYLLDDPFSAVDAHTGSHLFKECLLGLLKTKTVIYITHQVDFLPDADLILVVKEGRITQSGKYNDILTSGTDFMELVGAHRAALSSVKSLERGPTLKSSSITGEDTSSLSDFELEQEVENINDRNSKLDETIVPKGQLVQDEEREKGSVGFKVFWKYLTIAYGGALVPFLFLSHIFTVVLQIASNYWMALATPVSATAEPGIGSFALMVVYVSLAIGISFSTLVRAFLAAIVGYKTATMLFNQMHLSFIRAPMSFFDSTPSGRILNRASADQSTVDMNISNLVWGFTYNMVQLMGNIAVMSQAAWQVFIILVPVVAACIWYQRYYSASARELARLTGICQAPVIQHFSETISGSTTIRSFDQESRFSEMNMQLIDKYSQPKLYSASAMEWLSFRLDLLCSTMFAFCLVFLVSFPSSIADPSIAGLAVTYGINLNAVQFKLIWSLCNLENKIISVERILQYTSIPSEAPLVIKDNQPDHSWPSFGEVHIQDLQVQYAPHLPLVLRGLTCTFTAGAKTGIVGRTGSGKTTLVQALFRLVEPVAGQILIDNINISLIGVHDLRSRLSIIPQDPTMFEGTVRTNLDPLEEYTDEQIWEALDMCQLGDEMRKKEGKLDSTVTENGENWSMGQRQLVCLGRVLLKKSKILVLDEATASVDMAMDNIIQQTVKQHFSDCTVITIAHRITSILDSDMVLFLTKGLIEEYDSPKKLLKDKSSSLAQLVAEYTRRSNTGFGS, from the exons ATG GTTAAAAATGAAGGCTATGTTTTGGCTACGGCGTTTGTTGTGGCAAAACTTGTTGAGTGTCTTTCGCAAAGACACTCAATGTTTAAGTACCAACAGGTTGGCGTTAGGATGCAATCAATGTTGGTGTCAATGATCTATGCTAAAGGATTGACAATTTCATGTCAATCAAAAGAGGGGCATAGCAGTGGCGAAATCATCAACTTAATGACTGTTGATGCTCAAAGGATAAGTGAATTTTGTCTGTCTATGCATGATCCATGGATGGCGGTTCTACAAATTTCTTTGGCTTTGTTTATTCTTCATAGAAGTGTCGGGGTTGCTTCAGTAGCTGCTTTTGCTGCAACTATTATTGTTATGTTGCTAAACCTTCCTATGACTTCACTGCAAGAGAGATTGCAAGCTAAGTTAATGGAGTTCAAGGATAAAAGAATGAAGGCAACGTCTGAGGTTCTAATGAACATGAGGATTCTTAAACTTCAAGCGTGGGAGATGAAGTTCTTATCAAAGATTATTCAGCTCAGGAAGTTAGAGGAGATGTGGCTAAAGAAATTTCTTGTTGGTACAGCAATTGTTAGATTTCTCTTTTTTAGCGCCCCAACATTTGTTGCTGTTGTTACTTTCGGTGCTTGTGTTCTTCTAGGCATTCCACTTGAAACAGGAAAGATCTTATCTGCTCTTGCAACATTCAGAATTCTTCAAATGCCGATCTATAATATTCCTGACACAATTTCAGTAATTGCACAAACCAAGGTTTCCCTCGATAGGGTTGTCGCTTTTCTTCGTCTAGATGATTTGCAGACAGATATGGTGGAGAACGTTCCGCGAGGTAGTTCTGATATAGCAATTGAAATAGTTGATGGAAATTTCTCTTGGGATTTATCTTCTGTCGATGCAACTTTGAAAAACATAAATCTTAGACTTTTTCATAATATGAGGGTTGCTGTTTGTGGTACTGTTGGATCAGGCAAGTCGAGTTTACTTTCTTGTCTAATAGGTGAAATACCAAAGATATCTGGTAACTTGAAGGTGTGTGGAACAAAGGCTTATGTTGCTCAATCACCATGGATTCAAAGTGGAAAGATAGAAGATAACATACTATTTGGGAGGGAGATGGATAGGGAAAAGTATGAGAAGGTGCTAGAAGCATGTTCATTGAAGAAAGATTTAGAGGTTCTACCATTTGGTGATCAGACCATTATTGGAGAAAAAGGAATCAATTTGAGTGGTGGACAGAAGCAAAGAGTACAAGTAGCGCGTGCTCTTTATCAAGATGCCGATATATATCTTCTCGACGATCCCTTTAGTGCAGTTGATGCTCATACAGGATCCCATCTTTTTAAG GAGTGTTTGCTTGGCCTTTTAAAAACAAAAACTGTGATATACATAACACATCAAGTAGATTTCTTACCTGACGCTGATCTGATACTT GTTGTAAAAGAAGGAAGGATAACTCAATCGGGAAAATACAATGACATTCTTACGTCAGGCACCGATTTTATGGAACTTGTAGGTGCACACAGAGCAGCGTTGTCTTCAGTTAAGTCTTTAGAGAGAGGGCCTACACTTAAATCATCGAGTATTACCGGAGAAGACACAAGTTCATTAAGCGATTTTGAACTCGAGCAAGAAGTGGAAAACATAAATGATCGAAACAGCAAGTTAGATGAAACAATTGTGCCGAAAGGCCAACTTGTTCAAGACGAAGAACGTGAAAAGGGTAGTGTTGGGTTTAAAGTGTTCTGGAAATACCTAACAATAGCTTATGGAGGAGCTCTTGTACCTTTCCTATTTCTTTCACACATATTCACCGTGGTTTTACAAATTGCAAGCAATTATTGGATGGCTTTGGCAACTCCTGTTTCAGCAACTGCCGAACCTGGTATTGGAAGCTTTGCTCTGATGGTTGTCTATGTTTCTTTGGCAATTGGAATTTCCTTTTCCACCCTTGTTAGAGCATTTCTTGCTGCAATAGTTGGATACAAGACCGCAACCATGCTTTTCAATCAAATGCATTTGAGCTTCATTCGAGCGCCAATGTCATTTTTTGACTCCACCCCAAGTGGAAGAATTCTAAATAGA GCTTCGGCAGACCAAAGTACAGTAGATATGAACATTTCAAATCTAGTGTGGGGATTTACCTACAATATGGTTCAGCTCATGGGAAATATTGCTGTGATGTCTCAAGCGGCATGGCAGGTGTTCATAATATTGGTGCCTGTCGTGGCAGCTTGCATATGGTACCAG CGATACTACTCAGCATCAGCACGTGAATTGGCACGATTAACTGGTATATGCCAAGCGCCAGTTATACAACATTTTTCTGAAACAATATCCGGATCAACAACCATAAGAAGTTTTGATCAAGAATCAAGATTTAGTGAAATGAATATGCAATTGATAGACAAATATTCCCAACCTAAATTATACAGTGCTAGTGCAATGGAATGGTTGAGTTTCAGATTGGATCTTTTATGCTCTACTATGTTTGCTTTCTGCTTGGTTTTCTTGGTATCTTTTCCAAGTTCAATAGCTGATCCTA GCATTGCGGGATTGGCTGTGACATATGGGATTAATCTAAATGCTGTACAATTTAAATTAATTTGGAGTCTATGCAATTTGGAGAACAAAATTATATCTGTAGAAAGAATACTTCAGTACACCTCCATACCAAGTGAAGCACCTCTTGTAATAAAAGACAATCAACCAGATCATTCTTGGCCATCATTCGGAGAGGTTCATATCCAGGATTTACAG GTTCAATACGCGCCTCACTTGCCTCTTGTTTTACGCGGACTTACATGCACTTTTACTGCTGGAGCAAAAACTGGCATTGTGGGAAGAACAGGAAGTGGAAAAACAACCTTAGTGCAAGCACTTTTCAGACTTGTTGAACCTGTTGCAGGACAAATATTGATAGATAATATCAACATCTCATTGATTGGAGTCCATGATTTACGGTCCAGACTAAGCATAATTCCTCAGGATCCAACAATGTTTGAAGGGACTGTAAGAACTAACCTCGACCCGCTAGAAGAGTACACAGATGAACAAATTTGGGAG GCTCTTGATATGTGCCAACTTGGAGATGAAATGAGAAAGAAAGAAGGAAAGCTTGACTCCACAG TTACTGAGAATGGAGAAAACTGGAGCATGGGTCAAAGACAGTTAGTGTGCCTCGGCCGTGTTCTACTTAAGAAAAGCAAGATCTTGGTGCTCGATGAAGCTACTGCATCAGTCGATATGGCTATGGATAATATAATTCAACAGACAGTTAAGCAACATTTCTCTGATTGCACGGTCATCACCATTGCTCATAGAATAACTTCAATCCTCGATAGCGACATGGTTTTGTTTCTCACTAAAG GGCTTATTGAGGAATATGATTCACCAAAGAAGTTGCTTAAGGACAAATCTTCTTCTCTTGCTCAACTAGTTGCAGAATATACAAGGAGGTCAAACACTGGTTTTGGAAGTTGA
- the LOC127084774 gene encoding ABC transporter C family member 3 isoform X1 — MTKRALEESLLNGEASVSNNSSDSKKLGGNEILTSYLNAGFFSILTFSWMTPLITLGSKKTLNHQDLPLLSTNDTAYGSFSTFRKNLELECGNVISTVTTIKLAKVLFLSTWEGILISGIFAFLYVCASYVGPYLIDNLVQYLNDENKVKNEGYVLATAFVVAKLVECLSQRHSMFKYQQVGVRMQSMLVSMIYAKGLTISCQSKEGHSSGEIINLMTVDAQRISEFCLSMHDPWMAVLQISLALFILHRSVGVASVAAFAATIIVMLLNLPMTSLQERLQAKLMEFKDKRMKATSEVLMNMRILKLQAWEMKFLSKIIQLRKLEEMWLKKFLVGTAIVRFLFFSAPTFVAVVTFGACVLLGIPLETGKILSALATFRILQMPIYNIPDTISVIAQTKVSLDRVVAFLRLDDLQTDMVENVPRGSSDIAIEIVDGNFSWDLSSVDATLKNINLRLFHNMRVAVCGTVGSGKSSLLSCLIGEIPKISGNLKVCGTKAYVAQSPWIQSGKIEDNILFGREMDREKYEKVLEACSLKKDLEVLPFGDQTIIGEKGINLSGGQKQRVQVARALYQDADIYLLDDPFSAVDAHTGSHLFKECLLGLLKTKTVIYITHQVDFLPDADLILVVKEGRITQSGKYNDILTSGTDFMELVGAHRAALSSVKSLERGPTLKSSSITGEDTSSLSDFELEQEVENINDRNSKLDETIVPKGQLVQDEEREKGSVGFKVFWKYLTIAYGGALVPFLFLSHIFTVVLQIASNYWMALATPVSATAEPGIGSFALMVVYVSLAIGISFSTLVRAFLAAIVGYKTATMLFNQMHLSFIRAPMSFFDSTPSGRILNRASADQSTVDMNISNLVWGFTYNMVQLMGNIAVMSQAAWQVFIILVPVVAACIWYQRYYSASARELARLTGICQAPVIQHFSETISGSTTIRSFDQESRFSEMNMQLIDKYSQPKLYSASAMEWLSFRLDLLCSTMFAFCLVFLVSFPSSIADPSIAGLAVTYGINLNAVQFKLIWSLCNLENKIISVERILQYTSIPSEAPLVIKDNQPDHSWPSFGEVHIQDLQVQYAPHLPLVLRGLTCTFTAGAKTGIVGRTGSGKTTLVQALFRLVEPVAGQILIDNINISLIGVHDLRSRLSIIPQDPTMFEGTVRTNLDPLEEYTDEQIWEALDMCQLGDEMRKKEGKLDSTVTENGENWSMGQRQLVCLGRVLLKKSKILVLDEATASVDMAMDNIIQQTVKQHFSDCTVITIAHRITSILDSDMVLFLTKGLIEEYDSPKKLLKDKSSSLAQLVAEYTRRSNTGFGS; from the exons ATGACTAAACGTGCTCTTGAAGAGTCCCTTTTGAACGGTGAAGCTAGTGTAAGCAACAACAGTTCTGATTCCAAAAAGTTAGGAGGAAATGAAATTTTAACAAGTTATTTGAATGCTGGATTTTTTAGTATTCTTACTTTCTCATGGATGACTCCACTAATAACATTAGGGAGTAAAAAGACTTTAAACCATCAAGACCTTCCACTTCTTTCTACCAATGACACTGCCTATGGATCTTTTTCAACTTTTAGAAAAAACCTTGAGTTAGAGTGTGGTAATGTTATTAGTACTGTGACAACTATTAAGCTCGCCAAGGTGCTTTTTTTATCGACATGGGAAGGGATTCTTATATCTGGCATATTTGCATTTTTGTATGTATGTGCTTCTTATGTAGGTCCTTACCTTATTGACAACCTTGTTCAATATCTCAATGATGAAAACAAGGTTAAAAATGAAGGCTATGTTTTGGCTACGGCGTTTGTTGTGGCAAAACTTGTTGAGTGTCTTTCGCAAAGACACTCAATGTTTAAGTACCAACAGGTTGGCGTTAGGATGCAATCAATGTTGGTGTCAATGATCTATGCTAAAGGATTGACAATTTCATGTCAATCAAAAGAGGGGCATAGCAGTGGCGAAATCATCAACTTAATGACTGTTGATGCTCAAAGGATAAGTGAATTTTGTCTGTCTATGCATGATCCATGGATGGCGGTTCTACAAATTTCTTTGGCTTTGTTTATTCTTCATAGAAGTGTCGGGGTTGCTTCAGTAGCTGCTTTTGCTGCAACTATTATTGTTATGTTGCTAAACCTTCCTATGACTTCACTGCAAGAGAGATTGCAAGCTAAGTTAATGGAGTTCAAGGATAAAAGAATGAAGGCAACGTCTGAGGTTCTAATGAACATGAGGATTCTTAAACTTCAAGCGTGGGAGATGAAGTTCTTATCAAAGATTATTCAGCTCAGGAAGTTAGAGGAGATGTGGCTAAAGAAATTTCTTGTTGGTACAGCAATTGTTAGATTTCTCTTTTTTAGCGCCCCAACATTTGTTGCTGTTGTTACTTTCGGTGCTTGTGTTCTTCTAGGCATTCCACTTGAAACAGGAAAGATCTTATCTGCTCTTGCAACATTCAGAATTCTTCAAATGCCGATCTATAATATTCCTGACACAATTTCAGTAATTGCACAAACCAAGGTTTCCCTCGATAGGGTTGTCGCTTTTCTTCGTCTAGATGATTTGCAGACAGATATGGTGGAGAACGTTCCGCGAGGTAGTTCTGATATAGCAATTGAAATAGTTGATGGAAATTTCTCTTGGGATTTATCTTCTGTCGATGCAACTTTGAAAAACATAAATCTTAGACTTTTTCATAATATGAGGGTTGCTGTTTGTGGTACTGTTGGATCAGGCAAGTCGAGTTTACTTTCTTGTCTAATAGGTGAAATACCAAAGATATCTGGTAACTTGAAGGTGTGTGGAACAAAGGCTTATGTTGCTCAATCACCATGGATTCAAAGTGGAAAGATAGAAGATAACATACTATTTGGGAGGGAGATGGATAGGGAAAAGTATGAGAAGGTGCTAGAAGCATGTTCATTGAAGAAAGATTTAGAGGTTCTACCATTTGGTGATCAGACCATTATTGGAGAAAAAGGAATCAATTTGAGTGGTGGACAGAAGCAAAGAGTACAAGTAGCGCGTGCTCTTTATCAAGATGCCGATATATATCTTCTCGACGATCCCTTTAGTGCAGTTGATGCTCATACAGGATCCCATCTTTTTAAG GAGTGTTTGCTTGGCCTTTTAAAAACAAAAACTGTGATATACATAACACATCAAGTAGATTTCTTACCTGACGCTGATCTGATACTT GTTGTAAAAGAAGGAAGGATAACTCAATCGGGAAAATACAATGACATTCTTACGTCAGGCACCGATTTTATGGAACTTGTAGGTGCACACAGAGCAGCGTTGTCTTCAGTTAAGTCTTTAGAGAGAGGGCCTACACTTAAATCATCGAGTATTACCGGAGAAGACACAAGTTCATTAAGCGATTTTGAACTCGAGCAAGAAGTGGAAAACATAAATGATCGAAACAGCAAGTTAGATGAAACAATTGTGCCGAAAGGCCAACTTGTTCAAGACGAAGAACGTGAAAAGGGTAGTGTTGGGTTTAAAGTGTTCTGGAAATACCTAACAATAGCTTATGGAGGAGCTCTTGTACCTTTCCTATTTCTTTCACACATATTCACCGTGGTTTTACAAATTGCAAGCAATTATTGGATGGCTTTGGCAACTCCTGTTTCAGCAACTGCCGAACCTGGTATTGGAAGCTTTGCTCTGATGGTTGTCTATGTTTCTTTGGCAATTGGAATTTCCTTTTCCACCCTTGTTAGAGCATTTCTTGCTGCAATAGTTGGATACAAGACCGCAACCATGCTTTTCAATCAAATGCATTTGAGCTTCATTCGAGCGCCAATGTCATTTTTTGACTCCACCCCAAGTGGAAGAATTCTAAATAGA GCTTCGGCAGACCAAAGTACAGTAGATATGAACATTTCAAATCTAGTGTGGGGATTTACCTACAATATGGTTCAGCTCATGGGAAATATTGCTGTGATGTCTCAAGCGGCATGGCAGGTGTTCATAATATTGGTGCCTGTCGTGGCAGCTTGCATATGGTACCAG CGATACTACTCAGCATCAGCACGTGAATTGGCACGATTAACTGGTATATGCCAAGCGCCAGTTATACAACATTTTTCTGAAACAATATCCGGATCAACAACCATAAGAAGTTTTGATCAAGAATCAAGATTTAGTGAAATGAATATGCAATTGATAGACAAATATTCCCAACCTAAATTATACAGTGCTAGTGCAATGGAATGGTTGAGTTTCAGATTGGATCTTTTATGCTCTACTATGTTTGCTTTCTGCTTGGTTTTCTTGGTATCTTTTCCAAGTTCAATAGCTGATCCTA GCATTGCGGGATTGGCTGTGACATATGGGATTAATCTAAATGCTGTACAATTTAAATTAATTTGGAGTCTATGCAATTTGGAGAACAAAATTATATCTGTAGAAAGAATACTTCAGTACACCTCCATACCAAGTGAAGCACCTCTTGTAATAAAAGACAATCAACCAGATCATTCTTGGCCATCATTCGGAGAGGTTCATATCCAGGATTTACAG GTTCAATACGCGCCTCACTTGCCTCTTGTTTTACGCGGACTTACATGCACTTTTACTGCTGGAGCAAAAACTGGCATTGTGGGAAGAACAGGAAGTGGAAAAACAACCTTAGTGCAAGCACTTTTCAGACTTGTTGAACCTGTTGCAGGACAAATATTGATAGATAATATCAACATCTCATTGATTGGAGTCCATGATTTACGGTCCAGACTAAGCATAATTCCTCAGGATCCAACAATGTTTGAAGGGACTGTAAGAACTAACCTCGACCCGCTAGAAGAGTACACAGATGAACAAATTTGGGAG GCTCTTGATATGTGCCAACTTGGAGATGAAATGAGAAAGAAAGAAGGAAAGCTTGACTCCACAG TTACTGAGAATGGAGAAAACTGGAGCATGGGTCAAAGACAGTTAGTGTGCCTCGGCCGTGTTCTACTTAAGAAAAGCAAGATCTTGGTGCTCGATGAAGCTACTGCATCAGTCGATATGGCTATGGATAATATAATTCAACAGACAGTTAAGCAACATTTCTCTGATTGCACGGTCATCACCATTGCTCATAGAATAACTTCAATCCTCGATAGCGACATGGTTTTGTTTCTCACTAAAG GGCTTATTGAGGAATATGATTCACCAAAGAAGTTGCTTAAGGACAAATCTTCTTCTCTTGCTCAACTAGTTGCAGAATATACAAGGAGGTCAAACACTGGTTTTGGAAGTTGA